The DNA sequence taataattaatataatgtagcactaattgaaaataagagtgtattaaatattatacgatAGATTTTTGAGATCCTTTATTCGTCAGGTGAACATACAAAAGACGTATGCAATGCGTATGTGTTCTAACAAcattaattaacaaaattgttaatcggttttatttattagtatgttattttaattttctacttgaaaaataacaacaaaaactcgaaaaaagaaataacagaAGCGCCTCGTTTTCAGTTGTTGCGCGaggtttcaaataaaaacaatttcatgACTGTTACACAACAGGTATGAATAGCAAGACTTTGATCTGTGATATCAATAAAGTAAGACGATAACAATGCCACACGAATTATTTATCTACTTAATAAACATATAACGAAATTGTTGTCGCTTCAAGACCTTCTAAAATTGTAAGGTTCCACAGTTGTAAATTATTGTCATTCTGATGACAAAggtgaaagaattattttcatgaacAAATTATGGCGGGTAATCCAAGCAAAAcgttgaaattctgaaaacaaTTCGTAGCCCTATTTGCGTAGctaaaatacaatattttggttaaaataaataattctaaaatataaaaatcaattgcgtATTCCTCGCACAAATATTTTGATATGTCTTTGTTTGCTTCCGTTTTTTCAGACGTTTTAACTGACATTTTTTCTTGTGATCACAATACTTACGCAAAATACGTACATAAATTTAATAGATATATCGTACAAAaccataaaattttgtaatcgtaGGAAACAACAAAGAACTGTAAATTAAGATCATTATAAtatcgagaaaagaaaaaaattcttaacgcTCTAATCGTACTGTTATACATTAATATAAATGTACGTgtataaaatgattttacGTCAATGTCGATGTCACTGCATCAATCTGATGAATCCTTGAACAAAATTCTGGTCTATAATTTACATAAAGTTTGAGGCAGCTATTGGTGAAATGTGGAAAtatcgtatataatacatatgccCAAAATtacacatataggtatacaatagAGCTACAGAGGTATTATTTGCACAATTCGATGCAATTGGTACATGTATAGCATACGgatttatacacatatgtatttaAAACATGCTCTGTTCGTCGCTACTccggaaaattgttttttggcaaaaataattcaaaataattgcaaccaattttttcagaattatatTTATGAAGAGTCGAGGATGtcagttgaataattttagtactctgaaaattgttttactttcttttctttcctccaAATTATTTTAACTTTGCCTGAGCTAACAAAGCACATATCTACCACTAACGATGAAAGAACACAGTTAACAATATAATGGGTTGTGAGAAATGATAAATGTTGCATGATATCGTTATGAAACTGTTAATATCtgttatttctaatttttttcccaaatttaattatatcaCGATTTTTGTAGtactacaaaaatattttgtaagtaTTGGCATCCATTcgtcaggaaatttttttttttttcagtgtcaGAAACCTGAAGTAATTACATAATGAGAACATGATTTTAAAAGATGATTTGTCATAATATTCGCTTTACTACgacaagaaattattttcttcgaaaaatttcgcaatTATTCAACCGTACAATTGATAAGGAATTAGAAATTATTAGCTAAATTTgtgtaaattaaatttcatcacAAAGCTGCGTCATTTGCGGCACTCTAGCAttgctacaatttttttttcataatttttttaatcttcatcTCTTCTTCTTAAACTACACGTTAGAAAAATTGagttatgaaaattaaatattaacattatacgttacaattaattatcatctataattatttgcataatttttttaactatataATTACTATCTACGCAAATTTTTGTTACTTACTACTTTTATGCTTTTTTTGGGGTGAAGAGGGCGAGGGCTTGAGTGCGGGGAGACACAAGGTTTTGATTTACATGACGTAATCCACTACCATAAGTATTATAATTCATATTGATAATTATGGCCATTAAGCCTAATATGAAAGTATTGTACTATGATTAAAAACTATTATGTAGAATCGATGCCAGACATTGTAAGAATTGATATGGATAAATAATGTCACCCTATTGGAGATAGAAATCGGGAACCATGATCAAAGAATTGTATTTTTGAGCCCTGGCTTCTAGCTAACTCCTTCAgggttataaatttatttgagtaaacGTAAAACAGCCATTAACAGCACCGAGGAAAGTTCCACTGACTATTGGCCGAAACACCGTCTATTGAGTTCAAATTTAATACAAATTTACTGAAgctttaaatatatatacacatttacACAGTAAAtggtgtgtatgtatatttatgcaCACATACGATAATATTactttttcaatgttttcacTTCCACTGTACACAACATTCTTGTATCAAGCTAGGAGATCCACTTATAGATTAGTCTATCTATTCATACGTATTACATAAAATAGAGTTCGTAATCTATGAATGAATGGTCCTACATCAACTTTGAGTTTAGTTATGTGAAAAATTAGCAAAGTGATGTTTATGTTAGGAGAACGagtaatttaaaattgtaatgaTCCCCAAAAACTCGAAatatttcctcattttcattaATAAGGCTTCAGGTCGAGAACTCTGCTCATCTGCtgtttttcatgcaatattttGCGCTGCATTACAAATCTGCAAAATTAACCCTTCTCAATTAGAGATTATCACTTTCCcctattgtttatttttgaacCATTTTTCACATAAAATATCACTTACTCTCATAGActtaaatgaattattattattgttgttgttgctgttgttattaatattattactactaatattattattaccattattttgttaaatttatcATATTTCTTGCTCTCATAAAGGAGAAGTGGCGAACAGTTTTGCAAGCAGTTTTGTTTATATGGGTCACGCCGTCTCATATAACGTAACACTGGCAATATGTTGATTGGCCATTACTTCTACTATCACATCCCGAACGCCGTAGCAAAACGTACATCCAAATGGATTTGTTGTGTTGGTCGAAGATGCGCGATTTAATACAACAGGTCGCGCACTAGCCTTTAACTGCTCGCTTACTCTGTCCCATTTAGTGTAGGCAGTGATCTGTAATGCAAAAGTAATATGCATATCACATTGTATATCAATTTTGGTAGCATATTCTATCCGAGtcgtttaattataatatgtcATCACTCACTGTTACTGGGGATGGAGAAACATCGATGAGTTTTCCAGAATCAGATGCGCCAATTGTTTCGGGTGGTAGATTCAAAGTGAATTCACAACGATGGTacatattgaaattataatgCCCTGGGTAATTTGTAtgcaatacaaatttttttacccactGCGTCTTGGCATCAAACAAAACGTCCTGATTAACAAATGAAAAGTTATTACAAACAGCTTTTTAGAAAACATCACTAAATAACTGAATTGAAGATCGTTAGGGTTGTGTACGGTGGCTTTGTAAAGTAACATCTCCtgcgataacttttttctcaaactaaaatgagattttttgaaagtatgtAGAACTCTGATAGTTGCAtgcaggaaaaaaatcgataggTTAAAAATATGTAGGATTGTAACATTATATCAGTATATTTAACATGAAAATTAACTAATTGTCAACACAGGTCTTGTGCAGTTAAAGAAATTAGCTGAGATTATCAACTAAATTGACATATTGATATCTCATGAGATTACAAATGGTCTTTCAGGCAATGAAAGATTATTTGCTATGTTTCGCCAGGAAGGCATGAAttccatttaaaaaaaaattataattagacTGCATGTTAGTATTTCTTTTAAAGGGAATAGAAATGAAAGCAGTATTCAATGCAATAACTATATGGAATCAAGACTCACCAGTCCAAGGGTAAAGTAATTGTAAAAGAAATCAGAACGCCTTGTTTTGTCCCGCTTATGCGCATGGGGGCTGTGGATTCGCATTTTGTCCTCTGCTTTGAAAAATACTCGAGAAGGGGCCCCGAGAGCACTCAACACATCTTCACACGAATCCCCGAACCATATCTTAATCATATTTGCAATATGGATATAAGTAGTTCAGTTGTTATTTGTCTTTACTCATTGagaaatcgaagaaaatagcatcaacaatattttttatgattatatTGAAAGTTTCATATACTTTGAAAAGGTTCATCAGGCATTTCATCACAGTTACAATTTACAAGATTGTAGAAATTGAAGGGACTTCTAATTTAGTAGATAGTCGtacaaaaaagagaaatgattCCTGTTGGAAGTAttgcaatatttataaattttaatagaTTAATTACGAAACAAGGGTATCTTGTGATTCTCACCTCTTTGGTAAAACGATGTTTTTTCGGCTCCAGTAGAACCCTTGTAGCTGAGCCTCCCTCCGTAAAGAGATGCAATTTCAATCCACGGGTACGAATTTTATCTCTCATTACCTCTGCCTTGTCCAAATACAAGTTGTTATGGTAGCAGACCTAATAAAAGTAAGCATATTCTTAAAAGTTATATGTTATTTTGTGATAATACTTATTATCTTATAAAACCCACTGGTTGTAAACGTGATATAACTCTATTATTGATCGATCTGCAACATTTAGTGGTAGATATCAGttacaaaataaagaaatccaTTTTCTGTAATGTATATTCTGTTCCATAGATGTAACTCAAGTCTGATTTTAATGTAATCTTGGCtgtggtaaatatttttaccacaACGCCATTAAAACAAAGTCTTTTTGCTGAATATCAgctaataatattaatttacttTGCAAATTCATACAATTCacagataaaatttgaataaattaagaGGAAAATGGATATACGAACAAGGGGTAAAGGCGGCGGAGGTGTTTTGAGACTATGCTCTTCTCCTCCACCTGCAGTTCCAGTAGCAACATTATTTCCAACATAAATAGCAGTTTTAGCCACCAGTGGCGAAGCTCCGTTGGAGAATTGTAAGGAACCCAAGCCGTGTGCATAGCCTGGTTGAAATTTAGAATCTATTGGGAAGTAGAACGACAGTCCTCTGAAATTCAGAACGAACACCTGAAATAAGAgaagtttataattattatcatactcGAGTGAAAagtgttacaaaaattatctgATCATTTGTACAAGTAACAAAGCAAGTTATTTTTGCAGCAGTATAGTTATAAAACAAATAGGTAACTCATTATCAGATGTTAGATTTGGTGAATCTAAAATATATTACACTGCATAATCTCAATCGTACCTGTTTGTCACTATCATAGACGCCAGGATGAGTAGCCCCAAACGAATGTTCTATTTGTTCAATAGACGGAAGTACCTCTGGCGAATTGAAAGGCAGACCACAATATTTAAGTTTAACTAGcttcatattatatatctctataattttcaatctctGTGCAACTGGATCGAATATAAGTCGTACCCCGTCATGTGGTAAATTTATTACTAAGTCTACTTCTAAtggattctgaaaaaaagaaacgtcacTTTATCTTACATCGGCACTCTGATTCTTAAACAATGAATCAAAATTCGCTAATTCACTAATTGATACACAGACCAAATAGTTTTTATTGagaatgaacaaattttttttttttttttttcccaatctTTTTACCCGTAGGAATCATACAAACGTTCTCACGAAAAATGTTAATTCTGATTTGTCTGACGATTTCTATAATGTAGCAGCGTCACAAATGGTGGTTATTTTGATACTGTAGAATATTGAGTTCAGAAATCTCAGCtgaattattatgattttcttctttcatatcTGATCCATTAGAATGCAATTTTGactgtaacatttttttaagtacAATTAATTTACTACAGTAttggctattttttttttacaaatcacgAATTCATTCATCCAAATTGAATTGAGCAACGGacatatgaaaaaagaaatctgaaTAATATCAGAAGTACAAATTTattcctttcatttttcgaaaaggtGAACTttacaacaaaaattttacttcaactCTGTTATTGTGTGAATGCCAAAATTCTGCACAATATAAGATAGCACATTCTATAGGTTCGATTATCATAGTTTTCGAATCGATATAGCATATGTTACGTGCTCTGtttgtatttataaatttttacgcgTTATCCCCACTCTGAAACGTTTTGGATCTGTATGTATCAGGTTTGACAAACAGATGTCACTAGTGGAGACTACAAAAGCCCATCCCACTGTTTACACTCCGTGACTGCCTGGCATTCTGccattattactatttactGATAGTGATAGTGGATTTGAAATACTTACAGTATCACTGTAAAGAACTTGTACTCCCCTTATAATGCCCACTTGTGATTGTATTATTGCTACAGATTGAGAGAAATGCATTCCTGTTGAAGAAAGAagatgaatgagaaaaaaaaaaatacaagagtaGAGATTATTTACATCAACAATAACTTTCaaaagataattataattacgtaGTTTAGCTGTAACTAGAAGCACGTTAACGCATGTGTATGTGAAAAGATGGATAAAAGTAAAAGTGTAGAGAACCTTGAAAACAATCGCGGCCCGTATTTAATAACCCGTGAAGAAATGAGCTAGCCCTGTATATTAAAACGGCTATACTCCTTTGTTATAACAATGCCAGAAGGATTTGGCGTGAGACaggtataaatgaaaatgaaaaagcagaaaataaaCATTCGAATTATGTAACGCAGTCGATGTTTACGTACACACGGATAGGAGTTTGTTTACGTGCAATGATTGtcaaaatataattgtttacTAAAACTAAACTTGTAATAATCAGTTATAGAAGTCATGAGGGTTGAGATTGGGGCGATGACAACcgttgaaaatcaatgaaaacaaAACGCGATtgcgttgtaaaaattttatccgtcAACCGGAATATCGTTTTCAGCTAAATTCTACGTAATATACCAAAAGAATTTACGAACGTTTCGTCACTTGCCTAAAATAAATTCCCACTGCTCACAACCGAGAGACCTCTCGGGTACCACCTCAAGCTCCAGCATCCTACGATATACTCCCAAGCCTATCAGTCACAGAAAATCAACTAAAACCACACAACGCGGCCGTAATTTTTCCGTGAACTGCGCCGTTTCTTTGTTTGCGACGTACGATTTGTGCTTAGCAAGCGGCCATGTTGACTTTCTTGTACCACACCGTCTCCCACCGCGGCTGGCAAACTGTCACCGAACAGCTGATCCCGCGCGCCTCCTCCCGACGGGCCACCTCAGGGAAGACCCCATCTTTCGCGGGGCCCCGTGCATATTTCGGGCCCAACTACAAGTCtacaaaccgatatcagaCTTGAGGAAAACGATAGTTTTCTCCACCGACGTATTATCCTGAATGTATTTTGGGATTATTGGAAAATCCAACACCGTGGTGTCATTTGTACCGATGTAGTAAACGTCGCCATTTTGTTAATCCCTGTCTTGTCATTGGTCCTTATTATAGTTGGGAGATGCTTAATGCTGCTTGCTGATATGCTACTGTcgtatgacgtcacgattgaTCATGAGATACGCTGGGGCAGCGCGATTTTTTAAGTTTGTGGATTTCACTGAGTGAAATCGATTTGGTACATGTTTAATCTATAGACTCTACATGTGGAGGAAATCTTTTCGAAGAAAACTCAATTACTTTCCTGTACGTAATGACTTGAATGTTCTTCAAGTGAACTTTTGAGCACCGGTGGTTTCAATCTTTTTGCATATGTGCATCGTCGACGGATGGattatgcaaaattttttgcaagatAATGAGACGATGCGAAATAActgtattatttaaaatattctcgaaataATTCAAGTCTTTTTGTTTCTGTGTATGAAGGGCGATAAAAATACTCAACTTAAGAACTTGATGTttatacgaagaaaaaatatcttccGTCCCGCGtatgtattattttcattttcttttgatGTATGTTTTtcgatgcgaaaaaaaatatttttcaatttgtaataataatgactcGCAAGGTAGTCGCTTCTGAgctgaaaggaaaaaaataaaagcttTGCTTCTACCCGTTACACTCGATCAGACGCGTCCGTACGTACCGCATTATCGCTAAtgcatattttcaactttccacCTTTAGAATATTGGAGTTTTGAACTTTAGAATCCTTGACTTCTAAGATAAACTACTTATAACGACTGTAAAATTGCCAGTTACTCGATAAATGTGCACCAGTTAGTGCGAGTTTACATTTTTACCAGTGACATTCGCGTACTTTAAGTATACGTATTCATCTCGCAGACACAGTATCTACGTTATCAATCGTCCAGAGAAACAGCAAAAGGTATTTACATTTCTGTGAAATTGTTATGCTGGTAAAATTGCCTGTATTATCTCCATCGTAAGTTGCCGATATTGTAGCAGCTGTTCTGACCGAAGACTTCTCTATGGTTCTCTGAGTGTGAACAGAGGTCTCTCCCAGTCTGTTGGGTTCAGGATCGTAACTGCAAACCTCGTAACCTTGTGCTTCAAAGTGTGCGGAAGGGGATGGAGACAAAGCCGACTTGTACAACTCGACCAATTCTGTTAATGGTATgtctaaaaatatttgaactatttggagttttttttatatatattttattttatttattgagtTTGAAGTGTTTTGTACTTTTGTGAGAGTCAATGATAGAAtctgacaattttttgatgaatacaagtttcattttttgagactTTCAAAATTGGCTCTTCGaattcttcctttttcaaaCTCATACATCTGTGAAATATCTGaacagttaaaatttttaatttcttgaaGTACCCGTCCTGtttgcgatgaaaaaaaacctaaGCGTCACTCTAATTATAGAGTGTGAACTTTTCTCGATCGTTTCGCGTGACATCGTATACATAGACGACATTTGTAATGCAAATTGCATCATACTTATTTACTGCAACATTGCTGTACTACACATGATAACTAGTTATATTTGCAGTGAAGATCGGCAGTACAATTGCCAATCAGTAGCAAAATCGTAATTTATAGCTAAAAACATTCACTTAACCTCTTGCGTACAACACgagagaaataaagagagatAGAGCGAATTTTATCTTATTGCGTGTGTCTGCGTCAGTTAATGTGACGTCACTTGGGGGCTCGACTCGCTCCGCACACAATCTCGgcgataataaataatacacagTACGTCGAAGCGGGACTACCGGTTTGCATTCGTGCGCCGATTATAAGTTTACAACGAAGCGTAAATTGAACGCAAATAAAAACTTATACGACATAAACGTTAGACACAAGCCACGATCCGAAgcttgcttgaattttaaCGATTACGAAGGCGTCATTCTACATGGTACTTCAATCAAATTGCTTTACACGCTTTCACTCTCTTTAAATACATTCTTTGCAAAATCCGTATTGaatttcgatatattttttgtcaccTTCAGTGAGAGAATTTCTATTTGCAGTGTAACTAGAGGATAAATCTCAGGGATTTAAACCCAAATTAAAGGCTTTCGAACTTCTGCTCACAAATTGGTAAATTCATTTTGACACAATTATACTTTTGTTTCCGTTGAATTTTACTAAccatatattataatagttAAGGAAAATAATTCGTTGTCAAAATCAATGTTGGCTTGTATATTATACtacatgtatttataataGACAGTCACACACAGGCGAATCAGCGAAGCGATATCAGCTGGGGGCTTGCGCAAAGATTTGCTTCGTGTTTTTGCCGCGACGAAGAGTCACGACCCCCCGCGAACCATTCCCCCTTGCCCCTTTCCTCTCAAGCCCTGCGTTTTCGCgttaagtaaataaaaatattcgcgaTAACAGCTGGCGACCTTTAACATTCAACGACCAGTTACCCGCTTGCATCTTAACCAGAGACAAGCCTTCGACATTCCCCTCGTT is a window from the Diprion similis isolate iyDipSimi1 chromosome 6, iyDipSimi1.1, whole genome shotgun sequence genome containing:
- the LOC124406829 gene encoding PHAF1 protein CG7083 isoform X1 translates to MLELEVVPERSLGCEQWEFILGMHFSQSVAIIQSQVGIIRGVQVLYSDTNPLEVDLVINLPHDGVRLIFDPVAQRLKIIEIYNMKLVKLKYCGLPFNSPEVLPSIEQIEHSFGATHPGVYDSDKQVRLRLCSVFVLNFRGLSFYFPIDSKFQPGYAHGLGSLQFSNGASPLVAKTAIYVGNNVATGTAGGGEEHSLKTPPPPLPLVCYHNNLYLDKAEVMRDKIRTRGLKLHLFTEGGSATRVLLEPKKHRFTKEIWFGDSCEDVLSALGAPSRVFFKAEDKMRIHSPHAHKRDKTRRSDFFYNYFTLGLDVLFDAKTQWVKKFVLHTNYPGHYNFNMYHRCEFTLNLPPETIGASDSGKLIDVSPSPVTITAYTKWDRVSEQLKASARPVVLNRASSTNTTNPFGCTFCYGVRDVIVEVMANQHIASVTLYETA
- the LOC124406829 gene encoding PHAF1 protein CG7083 isoform X2, with the protein product MLELEVVPERSLGCEQWEFILGMHFSQSVAIIQSQVGIIRGVQVLYSDTNPLEVDLVINLPHDGVRLIFDPVAQRLKIIEIYNMKLVKLKYCGLPFNSPEVLPSIEQIEHSFGATHPGVYDSDKQVFVLNFRGLSFYFPIDSKFQPGYAHGLGSLQFSNGASPLVAKTAIYVGNNVATGTAGGGEEHSLKTPPPPLPLVCYHNNLYLDKAEVMRDKIRTRGLKLHLFTEGGSATRVLLEPKKHRFTKEIWFGDSCEDVLSALGAPSRVFFKAEDKMRIHSPHAHKRDKTRRSDFFYNYFTLGLDVLFDAKTQWVKKFVLHTNYPGHYNFNMYHRCEFTLNLPPETIGASDSGKLIDVSPSPVTITAYTKWDRVSEQLKASARPVVLNRASSTNTTNPFGCTFCYGVRDVIVEVMANQHIASVTLYETA